TCCTGGGCTACCACTATCTCTGGGCGTGGGCCGCACGTCTCGTGGCGACGGAGGAGCAGATCGCGGCCGTCGAGGAGCTGTACACCTCGAATGCCTTCGTCTTCGGCGGGGCGGTCAATCCGCGCGATTCCGACCTCGTGATCCGGGAGGACGGGGATGAGCTCGTCTTCTCCGGACGCAAGTCGTTCTCCACCGGCGGCCAGATCTCGGATCTCACCGTGCTCGAAGGCGTCCTCGAGGGCACGGACACGCACATCTTCGCGATCGTCCCCACCGCACAGGACGGCATCGTGTTCGCGGACGACTGGGACAGCCTCGGCCAGCGCCTGACCGAGTCCGGCTCGGTGGAGATCCGCGACGTCCGTGTCCCGTGGGCCGCAGCAGCGGGCTTCGTCGACAGGGTCTTCCAGCCGCTCACCTACAACACCCTCAACGTGCCGGCGATCCAGCTCGTGTTCGCGAACTTCTATCTCGGCATCGCGCAGGGCGCGCTCGAGACGGCCTCCGCCTACACGCGCACCACCACACGCCCCTGGCCGTACGGCGGCGACGACAAGCAGCACGCGACCGACGAGTGGTACCTGCTGGCGGGGTATGGGGAGCTGGCCTCTCGGCTCTGGGCGGATGAAGCGCTTCTGGATGCCGTCGGCGCCGAGATCAGCGCGGTGCTGCATGCCCCGAGGGAAGAGCTGACCGCTCGCCGTCGCGGCGAGATCGCCGTGCGCGTCGCGGCGGGAAAGCTGCGTATCGTCGACGACGGGCTGACGGTCGCCACGAAGGTCTACGAGCTCACGGGTGCACGGGCGTCGGCGAGCTCGGTCGGCCTCGACATCTTCTGGCGCAACCTGCGCACGCACAGCCTGCACGATCCGATCGCGTACAAGAAGCGCGAGGTCGGCGACTACGTGCTGCGCAACGAGGTGCCGGAGCCGACCTGGTACACCTGAGCGACGGCGACCGCGGCGGAGTGCTGCAGCGGAAGCCGACCGTCCGTCGACCTCTCCGCACACACGAGATCGAACGCGGCGCGGAAGGATGAGCGGTCGGAGTCACCGAGCGAGCGGAACGTCTGTCCCGCCGCTCCGACCCCGCCTTCGGCCGACGCCCAGAGCTCGACGGGTCTCGCATGCCAGGTCCAGGTGACCTCCACGACTTGGGGTCGCGGCCAGCCGCCGTCGGCCAGCATCCGCCCGAATCCCTCCACCGA
This genomic interval from Microbacterium hydrocarbonoxydans contains the following:
- a CDS encoding acyl-CoA dehydrogenase family protein, whose product is MTITDAGTTGLTDRWREAARPETSLEWLDRAQEVADILAVDAVERDRANKTPHAEVQLLKDSGLVTLLGPRAYGGAGETWDTAYKVIRTVARGDGSIGQVLGYHYLWAWAARLVATEEQIAAVEELYTSNAFVFGGAVNPRDSDLVIREDGDELVFSGRKSFSTGGQISDLTVLEGVLEGTDTHIFAIVPTAQDGIVFADDWDSLGQRLTESGSVEIRDVRVPWAAAAGFVDRVFQPLTYNTLNVPAIQLVFANFYLGIAQGALETASAYTRTTTRPWPYGGDDKQHATDEWYLLAGYGELASRLWADEALLDAVGAEISAVLHAPREELTARRRGEIAVRVAAGKLRIVDDGLTVATKVYELTGARASASSVGLDIFWRNLRTHSLHDPIAYKKREVGDYVLRNEVPEPTWYT